A genomic segment from uncultured Alistipes sp. encodes:
- a CDS encoding 4Fe-4S binding protein has protein sequence MLRKIRIVLAILFFVLITLLFLDFTGTIHAWFDWMAKIQFLPAVLALNVGVVVGLVVLTLLFGRIYCSVICPLGVMQDLVSWFSGRRRKHRNRFAWTKARTWLRWTVLVLFVAVMAAGLGSLGALIAPYSAYGRIVQSLLAPLYAWGNNLLAWAAERIDSYAFYSVDVWLKSLPTLLIAVITFAVLFVLAWRGGRTWCNTICPVGTVLGALARFSLFKPRFDTAKCNGCKLCARNCKASCIDPVAHTIDYSRCVACMDCLEHCRQGAISYTWRRSKPTETLKPTAKQTAKPAAEPAPKPAAGPEKPEKKPVAAPAAAVAPKEDEAADTPVDASRRRFLGVVGLMVGAAVHAQEKKVDGGLALIEKKRAPERSTPLVPPGARGLREFLAHCTACQLCVTVCPNQVLRPSGDLMRLMKPEMSYERGYCRPECTKCAEVCPTGAIHLTELCEKSSIQIGHAVWIPENCVVNTDGVSCNNCERHCPTGAIHLVPSDPDNKQSLCIPTVDEERCIGCGACENLCPARPFSAMVVEGHERHKTL, from the coding sequence ATGCTTCGAAAAATCCGGATCGTGCTGGCGATCCTCTTCTTCGTTCTGATCACGCTGTTGTTCCTCGACTTTACGGGGACGATCCATGCGTGGTTCGACTGGATGGCGAAGATCCAGTTCCTGCCTGCCGTGCTGGCGCTGAATGTCGGTGTGGTGGTCGGGCTGGTTGTCCTGACGCTGCTTTTCGGCCGTATCTACTGCTCGGTGATCTGCCCCCTCGGGGTGATGCAGGACCTTGTTTCGTGGTTCTCCGGGCGGCGGCGCAAACACCGCAACCGCTTCGCCTGGACGAAGGCCCGCACGTGGCTGCGATGGACGGTCCTCGTGCTTTTCGTCGCCGTCATGGCGGCCGGGCTCGGGAGCCTCGGCGCCCTGATCGCCCCCTACAGCGCCTACGGGCGGATCGTGCAGAGCCTGCTGGCGCCCCTCTACGCCTGGGGCAACAACCTCCTGGCCTGGGCGGCCGAGCGGATTGATAGCTACGCCTTCTATTCGGTCGATGTCTGGTTGAAGAGCCTCCCGACGCTGTTGATTGCCGTCATAACCTTTGCGGTACTCTTCGTGCTGGCCTGGCGCGGCGGCCGCACCTGGTGCAATACGATCTGCCCGGTTGGCACGGTGCTGGGGGCTTTGGCGCGTTTCTCGCTCTTCAAGCCGCGTTTCGACACGGCGAAATGCAACGGCTGCAAACTCTGCGCCCGCAACTGCAAGGCTTCGTGCATCGATCCCGTGGCCCACACGATCGATTACAGCCGTTGCGTGGCCTGCATGGACTGCCTGGAGCATTGCCGTCAGGGGGCTATCTCCTACACGTGGCGGCGCTCGAAACCGACCGAGACCCTGAAGCCGACCGCAAAACAGACCGCGAAACCGGCTGCGGAACCGGCCCCGAAACCGGCTGCCGGGCCGGAGAAGCCGGAGAAAAAGCCCGTTGCGGCGCCTGCAGCGGCGGTTGCGCCGAAGGAGGACGAAGCCGCCGACACGCCGGTCGATGCGTCGCGCCGCCGTTTTCTCGGCGTGGTGGGGCTGATGGTCGGAGCGGCAGTCCACGCCCAGGAGAAGAAGGTCGACGGAGGACTGGCCCTGATCGAGAAGAAACGCGCTCCGGAGCGTTCGACCCCGCTCGTACCGCCCGGTGCCCGCGGGTTGAGGGAGTTCCTCGCCCACTGCACGGCGTGCCAGCTCTGCGTGACGGTCTGCCCGAACCAGGTGTTGCGCCCGTCGGGCGATCTGATGCGGCTGATGAAGCCCGAAATGTCCTACGAACGCGGATACTGCCGCCCGGAGTGCACGAAGTGTGCGGAGGTATGCCCCACGGGTGCGATCCATCTGACGGAGCTTTGCGAAAAGTCCTCCATCCAGATCGGCCATGCCGTATGGATCCCCGAAAACTGCGTGGTCAACACCGACGGCGTGTCGTGCAACAACTGCGAGCGCCACTGCCCCACAGGAGCCATCCATCTGGTTCCCAGCGATCCCGACAACAAACAGTCGCTGTGTATTCCCACCGTGGACGAGGAGCGTTGCATCGGTTGCGGGGCGTGCGAGAACCTCTGTCCGGCCCGGCCCTTCAGCGCCATGGTCGTCGAAGGACACGAACGTCACAAAACCCTCTGA
- a CDS encoding helix-turn-helix domain-containing protein, protein MAQINPLMTTSEEQFIVGESDFSCFEQYAYRLEGCAILFCRNGEAEVMIDQCQSRITRNTLILLLPGTYLLFMDRSEDFRASYCTFSRDLFSEAAFRLEPTFFESVHRNPISKPPQRRIDGADIWFQMAAYTYRDRQNLFRNTIIKNRLQNVLLEIYDKMQRFGSKESRVFENTTRQMELFHRFAELVHEYCAQQREVSFYADKLCISTRYLSTIVRTVAHTSAKEFIDRAVMLEIRMMLRSTDLSVQEIAYRLKFPDQSYLGRFFKKHAGESPTEYRTGLRSPL, encoded by the coding sequence ATGGCTCAGATCAATCCGTTAATGACAACTTCCGAGGAGCAGTTTATTGTCGGCGAATCCGATTTTTCCTGTTTCGAACAGTACGCTTATCGGCTCGAAGGGTGTGCCATCCTCTTCTGCCGGAACGGCGAGGCCGAAGTGATGATCGATCAGTGCCAAAGCCGGATTACCCGTAATACGCTGATCCTGCTGCTGCCCGGGACATACCTTTTATTCATGGACCGTTCGGAGGATTTCCGGGCCTCCTATTGTACCTTTTCGCGCGATCTCTTTTCGGAGGCTGCATTCCGCCTGGAGCCGACGTTTTTCGAATCCGTGCACCGCAATCCGATTTCCAAACCTCCGCAGCGGCGTATCGATGGAGCCGATATCTGGTTCCAGATGGCCGCCTACACCTACCGCGACCGGCAGAATCTATTCCGCAACACGATCATCAAGAACCGCCTGCAGAATGTCCTGCTGGAGATTTACGACAAGATGCAGCGCTTTGGAAGCAAAGAGTCCCGGGTCTTCGAGAACACCACCCGGCAAATGGAGTTGTTCCACCGTTTTGCGGAGCTCGTGCACGAGTATTGTGCTCAGCAACGGGAGGTCTCCTTCTATGCCGACAAACTCTGTATTTCGACCCGTTACCTTTCGACCATTGTGCGGACCGTGGCGCACACCTCGGCCAAGGAGTTTATCGACCGGGCGGTGATGCTGGAGATTCGGATGATGCTCCGTTCGACGGACCTGTCAGTGCAGGAGATCGCCTACCGTTTGAAATTCCCCGACCAGTCCTATCTGGGCCGCTTCTTCAAGAAGCATGCCGGGGAGTCCCCCACCGAATACCGCACGGGCTTAAGAAGCCCGCTTTAG
- a CDS encoding multidrug efflux RND transporter permease subunit, translating to MKSDFFIDRPIFSTVLSIVIVIVGLLGLVLLPVDQYPQIVPPVVKISASYPGASAQTVTQAVATPIEQELNGTPGMLYMESTNSNSGSFSATVTFDISTDADLAAVEIQNRVKQAESRLPAEVVQNGISVEKQASSRLMTVTLLSNDPKFDEIYLSNYATLNVLDMLRRVPGVGSVSNVGSRYYAMQIWVQPDRLANLGLTVQDLQKALKDQNRESAAGVLGQQPITDLDVTTPIIAQGRLSSVSEFEEIVIRANPDGSLIRLRDVARVSLEAASYNTESGINGGNAAVMNINMLPGANAMEVAQRVKQTMKEISRNFPEGISYEIPFDMTAYISQSIKEVYHTLIEALLLVILVVFLSLQNWRATLIPTIAVPISLIGTFGVMLVFGFSLNMMTLLGLILAIGIVVDDAIVVVEAVERTMDEEGLSPYEATKKAMSGLGSAIIATSLVLCAVFVPVSFLSGITGQLYRQFTITIAVSVLISTFVALTLSPALCALILRPDSGKKKNRIFRRINFWLARGNKFYEKMIRSGVRHSKRMLALFGMTLVALWLLNKVVPQSFMPQEDQGYFTVELELPEGATLERTRRVTDRAMEYLMSLPDVEYVLNVTGSSPRVGTNQSRSQMTVILKPWEERKSSDIREVMAAVRRELNRYPESKAYLSTPPVIPGLGASGGFEMVLEARGDASYNDLQRAVDTLMHYASQRKELTGLSSSIQNDIPQLYFDVDRDKAQMLGVPMSDIFSTVKTFTGSVYVNDFNMFNRIYRVYIQAEAPYRAQRENLGLFFVRGADKAMIPITALGTTSYTTGPGTIRRFNMFNSATISGEAAQGYSSGQAMAILEQIARRHLPSTIGVEWSGLSYQEKHVSGQTGYVLGLAFLFVFLFLAAQYESWLIPVSVILSLPIAGIGAYLGNWACGLENNIYFQIGLVMLVGLVAKNAILIVEFAKDEIEKGRDTLSAVIQAAHLRFRPIVMTSLAFILGMLPLVFASGPGSASRQGIGTGVFFGMLVAITVGIVFVPLFFVWVYKVKEKWSKR from the coding sequence ATGAAATCGGATTTCTTTATCGACCGGCCGATATTTTCGACCGTTCTCTCGATCGTCATCGTCATCGTGGGCCTTCTGGGGTTGGTGCTGCTTCCCGTGGACCAGTACCCGCAGATCGTGCCCCCGGTGGTGAAGATCTCGGCTTCCTACCCGGGCGCGAGCGCCCAGACCGTGACGCAGGCCGTCGCCACACCCATTGAACAGGAGCTGAACGGTACGCCCGGAATGCTCTACATGGAATCCACGAACTCCAACTCGGGCAGTTTCTCGGCCACGGTGACCTTCGACATCTCGACGGATGCCGACCTGGCGGCCGTGGAGATCCAGAACCGCGTGAAGCAGGCCGAATCGCGCCTGCCGGCCGAGGTGGTGCAGAACGGCATCTCGGTGGAGAAGCAGGCATCGAGCCGCCTGATGACCGTCACGCTGCTGTCGAACGACCCGAAGTTCGACGAAATCTACCTTTCGAACTACGCCACACTCAACGTGCTGGACATGCTGCGGCGCGTGCCGGGCGTGGGCAGCGTCTCGAATGTCGGCAGCCGCTACTACGCCATGCAGATCTGGGTGCAGCCCGACCGTCTGGCCAACCTCGGGCTCACGGTCCAGGACCTGCAGAAGGCCCTCAAGGACCAGAACCGCGAATCGGCCGCCGGCGTGCTGGGCCAGCAGCCCATCACGGACCTCGACGTCACTACGCCGATCATCGCCCAGGGGCGCCTCTCGTCGGTGAGCGAATTCGAGGAGATCGTCATCCGCGCCAACCCCGACGGGTCGCTCATCCGCCTGCGCGACGTGGCCCGCGTCTCGCTCGAAGCCGCCTCGTACAACACCGAGAGCGGCATCAACGGCGGGAATGCCGCGGTGATGAACATCAACATGCTCCCGGGAGCCAACGCCATGGAGGTGGCCCAGCGCGTCAAGCAGACCATGAAGGAGATCAGCCGCAACTTCCCCGAAGGCATCTCCTACGAAATCCCCTTCGACATGACGGCCTACATCTCGCAGTCGATCAAGGAGGTCTACCATACGCTCATCGAGGCGCTCCTGCTGGTGATCCTCGTCGTGTTCCTCTCGCTGCAGAACTGGCGCGCGACGCTCATCCCGACGATCGCCGTGCCGATCTCGCTGATCGGTACGTTCGGCGTGATGCTCGTCTTCGGTTTCTCGCTCAACATGATGACGCTGCTGGGTCTGATCCTCGCGATCGGTATCGTGGTCGACGACGCCATCGTGGTCGTGGAGGCCGTCGAGCGCACGATGGACGAAGAGGGGCTGTCGCCCTACGAGGCTACCAAGAAGGCCATGAGCGGCCTGGGCAGCGCCATCATCGCCACGTCGCTCGTGCTGTGCGCCGTGTTCGTCCCGGTGAGCTTCCTCTCGGGCATTACCGGACAGCTCTACCGGCAGTTCACCATCACGATCGCCGTTTCGGTGCTGATCTCGACCTTCGTGGCCCTGACACTCTCCCCGGCGCTGTGCGCCCTGATCCTGCGGCCCGATTCAGGCAAGAAGAAAAACCGCATCTTCCGCCGCATCAACTTCTGGCTGGCCCGCGGCAACAAGTTCTACGAGAAGATGATCCGCAGCGGCGTGCGCCACTCGAAACGGATGCTCGCACTCTTCGGCATGACGCTCGTGGCGCTGTGGCTGCTCAACAAGGTCGTACCGCAGAGCTTCATGCCCCAGGAGGACCAGGGCTACTTCACCGTGGAACTGGAGCTCCCCGAGGGGGCGACGCTCGAACGCACGCGCCGCGTCACGGACCGCGCCATGGAGTACCTGATGTCGCTGCCCGACGTGGAGTATGTGCTCAACGTCACGGGGTCGAGCCCGCGCGTGGGCACGAACCAGTCGCGGAGCCAGATGACCGTGATCCTCAAGCCGTGGGAGGAGCGCAAGAGCTCCGACATCCGCGAGGTGATGGCCGCCGTGCGCCGGGAGCTGAACCGCTACCCGGAGAGCAAGGCCTATCTGTCGACGCCGCCGGTGATCCCGGGCCTCGGGGCTTCGGGCGGTTTCGAGATGGTGCTCGAAGCCCGCGGCGACGCCTCCTACAACGACCTCCAAAGAGCCGTCGACACGCTGATGCACTACGCCTCACAGCGCAAGGAGCTCACGGGGCTCTCGTCGTCGATCCAGAACGACATCCCGCAGCTCTATTTCGACGTGGACCGCGACAAGGCCCAGATGCTGGGCGTCCCGATGTCCGACATCTTCTCGACGGTGAAGACCTTCACGGGCTCGGTCTACGTCAACGACTTCAACATGTTCAACCGCATCTACCGGGTCTACATCCAGGCCGAGGCACCGTACCGCGCCCAGCGTGAGAACCTCGGGCTGTTCTTCGTGCGGGGCGCCGACAAGGCCATGATTCCGATCACGGCTCTCGGCACCACCTCCTACACGACGGGCCCGGGAACGATCCGGCGCTTCAACATGTTCAACTCGGCCACGATCTCGGGCGAAGCGGCCCAGGGTTACAGCTCGGGACAGGCCATGGCCATCCTCGAACAGATCGCCCGCCGCCACCTGCCCTCGACGATCGGTGTCGAGTGGAGCGGCCTTTCCTACCAGGAGAAGCACGTCAGCGGACAGACGGGCTATGTGCTGGGCCTGGCCTTCCTGTTCGTCTTCCTGTTCCTCGCGGCGCAGTACGAGAGCTGGCTGATTCCCGTTTCGGTGATCCTCTCGCTGCCCATCGCGGGCATCGGCGCCTACCTCGGAAACTGGGCCTGCGGGTTGGAGAACAACATCTACTTCCAGATCGGTCTGGTGATGCTCGTGGGTCTGGTGGCCAAGAACGCCATCCTGATCGTGGAGTTCGCCAAGGACGAGATCGAAAAGGGCCGCGATACGTTGTCGGCCGTGATTCAGGCCGCACACCTGCGTTTCCGCCCGATCGTGATGACCTCGCTGGCCTTCATCCTCGGCATGTTGCCGCTGGTCTTCGCCAGCGGCCCCGGCTCGGCCAGCCGTCAGGGAATCGGTACGGGCGTCTTCTTCGGAATGCTCGTGGCCATCACCGTGGGCATCGTCTTCGTGCCGCTGTTCTTCGTCTGGGTCTACAAAGTAAAAGAAAAATGGTCAAAACGATGA
- a CDS encoding aldo/keto reductase, producing MEKKKIDRREFLTTLGLGAAVTTTALYGCGPKGGSAVSAPAGELPAGSMTYRTSPTGDRVSLLGYGCMRWPQLPTPAADGNPIDQETVNTLVDYAIAHGVNYFDTAPVYMQGFSERSTGIALRRHPRESYFIATKMSNFSNFSRENSLAMYRQSFKELQVDYIDYYLLHSLGDMDSFNKRFVDNGVLEFLQREREAGRIRNLGWSFHGTQELFEHMMEMHDRGEARWDFVQIQMNYVDWRHASGRNLNAEYLYGELEKRNIPAVIMEPLLGGRLSRLNDFLVGRFKSLRPTQSTASWAFRYVGSFPDVLTVLSGMTYMEHLQDNIRTYSPLEELAESDYELLEDTAQVMLKYPTVPCTECQYCMPCPYGLNIPAIFAHYNKCVNEGNVPKSRQDPNYREARRAFLVGYDRSVPRLRQASHCIGCNQCVEHCPQSIKIPQQLRRIDRFVEQLKQDTL from the coding sequence ATGGAGAAGAAAAAGATAGATCGCCGCGAATTCCTGACGACGCTGGGTCTCGGGGCGGCAGTCACGACCACAGCGCTTTACGGTTGCGGTCCGAAGGGCGGAAGCGCGGTTTCGGCCCCGGCGGGAGAGCTCCCCGCGGGCAGCATGACCTACCGGACGAGTCCGACGGGCGACCGGGTGTCGCTGTTGGGCTACGGGTGCATGCGGTGGCCGCAGCTGCCGACGCCCGCCGCCGACGGCAATCCCATCGACCAGGAGACGGTCAACACCCTGGTCGACTACGCCATCGCCCACGGTGTCAACTACTTCGATACGGCCCCCGTCTATATGCAGGGCTTTTCCGAGCGCTCGACGGGAATTGCCCTCAGGCGCCATCCGCGTGAGAGCTACTTCATCGCCACGAAGATGTCGAACTTCTCGAACTTCTCGCGTGAGAACTCGCTGGCCATGTACCGGCAGTCGTTCAAGGAGTTGCAGGTCGACTACATCGACTACTACCTGCTGCACTCGCTCGGCGACATGGATTCGTTCAACAAGCGTTTCGTCGACAACGGTGTGCTGGAGTTCCTGCAGCGCGAGCGCGAGGCGGGGCGGATCCGCAATCTGGGTTGGTCGTTCCACGGGACGCAGGAGCTCTTCGAGCACATGATGGAGATGCACGACCGCGGCGAGGCGCGCTGGGATTTCGTGCAGATCCAGATGAACTATGTCGACTGGCGCCACGCTTCGGGGCGTAACCTCAATGCCGAGTATCTCTACGGCGAGCTTGAGAAGCGAAACATCCCGGCCGTCATCATGGAACCGCTGCTCGGCGGGCGCCTCTCGCGGCTGAACGACTTTCTGGTGGGGCGTTTCAAGTCCCTGCGTCCGACGCAGAGCACCGCCTCGTGGGCCTTCCGCTATGTGGGTTCGTTCCCCGATGTCCTCACCGTGCTGAGCGGCATGACCTACATGGAGCACCTCCAGGACAACATCCGCACCTATTCGCCGCTCGAAGAGCTGGCCGAATCCGATTACGAACTGCTGGAGGATACGGCGCAGGTGATGCTCAAATACCCGACCGTACCCTGTACCGAGTGCCAGTACTGTATGCCCTGCCCCTACGGGCTGAACATCCCGGCGATTTTCGCCCACTACAACAAGTGCGTCAACGAGGGCAACGTGCCCAAAAGCCGTCAGGATCCCAATTACCGGGAGGCACGGCGCGCTTTCCTCGTGGGATACGACCGTTCGGTGCCGCGGCTGCGTCAGGCCAGCCACTGCATCGGCTGCAACCAGTGCGTGGAGCACTGCCCGCAGTCGATCAAGATTCCCCAGCAGTTGCGGCGCATCGACCGTTTTGTCGAGCAGCTCAAGCAGGATACGCTTTGA
- a CDS encoding efflux RND transporter periplasmic adaptor subunit: MEFSREKIVRQAARAGRRTFELGKEAGGRIRRFSKRTWGILGVCAILVTGGVWWFFRPEPPKPVYPVVEVEPVGTDDIEIYGEYVGRIRAQQFVEIRARVEGFLERMLFEEGTYVRRGQPLFIIDPKVYQARVNKSRAQLNKDRALAQKAERDLQRIRPLYEQNAASQLDLDNAVASYESATAAVAMSEADLTQAETALSYTTVSSPISGYISERNVDIGTLVSPNGKSLLATVVKSDTVRVDFSMTGLDYLKSKARNVNLGQKDTTRKWNPYITITLPDNTPYPLRGLVDFADPQVDPETGTFSVRAEMANPDRILLPGQFTKVRLLLDVREHATVIPTKAVIIEKGGAYIFVIRPDSVAERRMIELGPEVGNRVIIERGAVPGEKIVVEGFHKLTHGDKVEPVTAPVPQPAAATESENPEK, from the coding sequence ATGGAATTTTCACGCGAGAAAATCGTCCGGCAGGCAGCTCGTGCCGGGCGCCGTACCTTTGAGCTTGGCAAGGAAGCCGGAGGACGTATCCGCCGTTTTTCCAAACGGACCTGGGGCATTCTGGGTGTTTGCGCCATCCTGGTAACCGGAGGAGTCTGGTGGTTCTTCCGCCCGGAGCCTCCGAAACCCGTCTATCCCGTCGTGGAGGTCGAACCCGTCGGGACGGACGACATCGAAATCTACGGCGAATACGTCGGCCGCATCCGTGCCCAGCAATTCGTCGAGATCCGTGCCCGGGTGGAGGGCTTCCTCGAAAGGATGCTCTTCGAAGAGGGTACCTACGTCCGCCGCGGACAGCCCCTTTTCATCATCGACCCCAAGGTCTACCAGGCCCGCGTCAACAAGTCCAGGGCTCAGTTGAACAAGGACAGGGCCCTGGCCCAGAAGGCCGAACGCGACCTGCAGCGCATCCGCCCGCTCTACGAACAGAATGCCGCCAGCCAGCTCGACCTGGACAATGCCGTCGCCTCCTATGAAAGCGCCACGGCCGCCGTGGCGATGAGCGAAGCGGACCTCACGCAGGCCGAAACCGCCCTGAGCTACACGACCGTCAGTTCGCCCATTTCGGGCTATATCTCCGAGCGCAACGTCGATATCGGGACGCTCGTCAGCCCGAACGGCAAGTCGCTGCTGGCCACCGTGGTCAAGAGCGACACCGTGCGTGTGGACTTCAGCATGACGGGCCTCGACTACCTGAAGAGCAAGGCCCGGAACGTCAACCTCGGACAGAAGGACACCACCCGCAAGTGGAACCCCTACATCACCATCACGCTGCCCGACAATACGCCCTATCCGCTGCGGGGACTGGTGGATTTCGCCGACCCGCAGGTCGATCCCGAAACGGGAACCTTCTCCGTGCGGGCCGAGATGGCCAACCCCGACCGGATCCTGCTCCCGGGACAGTTCACCAAGGTGCGCCTGCTGCTCGACGTGCGCGAGCACGCCACGGTGATCCCGACAAAGGCCGTGATCATCGAGAAGGGCGGGGCCTACATCTTCGTGATCCGGCCCGACAGCGTGGCCGAGCGCCGCATGATCGAACTCGGGCCCGAAGTCGGCAACCGGGTGATCATCGAGCGCGGCGCCGTCCCGGGCGAGAAGATCGTCGTCGAGGGCTTCCACAAGCTCACCCACGGCGACAAGGTCGAACCCGTCACGGCTCCCGTGCCGCAACCGGCCGCCGCAACCGAATCGGAAAACCCCGAAAAGTGA
- a CDS encoding efflux RND transporter periplasmic adaptor subunit yields the protein MKQTFVKAAVWACCLAAVACGQAPTAMGPGEYAVMTVATTDREIPTNYSATIRGRQDIDIYPQVSGTIWQLCVNEGQNVSKGQTLFIIDQVPYKAALQTAEANVAAAEASVATAQLTYDSKKELFARNVVSQFDLSTAENSLLTAKAQLAQAEAQRVNAANNLSYTVVKAPSDGVVGTLPYRVGALVSASMPQPLTTVSDNSTMYVYFSMAENQLLALTRRYGSIAETLKNMPDVQLLLNDGSMYDQSGRVESISGVIDTSTGSVSLRAAFPNPNGLLHSGGVGNVVLTSAFKNCIVVPQSATFELQDKIFVYKLVDGKASSTMIGVEKISNGKEYIVTSGLVPGDVIITEGVSRMREGTPIVPKGQAAANADEAAPAADDKPGSEASDAAQNQTTKEE from the coding sequence ATGAAGCAAACATTTGTGAAAGCGGCCGTTTGGGCATGTTGCCTGGCTGCCGTTGCGTGTGGACAGGCCCCGACGGCAATGGGCCCCGGCGAATACGCCGTGATGACCGTTGCCACGACCGACCGCGAAATCCCGACGAACTACTCGGCTACAATCCGCGGACGTCAGGACATCGACATCTACCCGCAAGTCTCGGGCACCATCTGGCAGCTCTGCGTGAACGAAGGCCAGAACGTCTCCAAGGGCCAAACCCTGTTCATCATCGACCAGGTTCCCTACAAGGCAGCCCTGCAAACCGCCGAGGCCAATGTCGCGGCCGCCGAAGCCAGCGTCGCTACGGCCCAACTTACTTATGACAGCAAAAAAGAACTTTTCGCCCGCAACGTCGTCTCGCAGTTCGACCTCTCGACGGCCGAAAACAGCCTGCTGACGGCCAAAGCCCAACTGGCCCAGGCCGAAGCCCAGCGCGTCAACGCTGCCAACAACCTCTCCTATACGGTCGTCAAGGCCCCCTCGGACGGTGTCGTAGGTACGCTTCCGTACCGCGTCGGCGCCCTGGTGAGCGCCTCGATGCCGCAGCCGCTGACCACCGTATCGGACAACTCGACGATGTACGTCTACTTCTCGATGGCCGAAAACCAGCTGCTCGCACTGACGCGCCGCTACGGCTCGATCGCCGAAACGCTCAAGAACATGCCCGACGTGCAGCTGCTGCTCAACGACGGCTCGATGTACGACCAGTCGGGGCGCGTGGAGTCGATCAGCGGTGTGATCGACACCTCGACGGGCAGCGTTTCGCTGCGTGCGGCATTCCCCAACCCCAACGGACTGCTGCACAGCGGCGGTGTGGGCAATGTCGTCCTGACCAGCGCCTTCAAGAACTGCATCGTCGTTCCGCAGTCCGCCACGTTCGAACTCCAGGACAAGATATTCGTCTATAAGCTGGTGGACGGCAAGGCGTCGTCGACCATGATCGGCGTGGAGAAGATCTCCAACGGCAAGGAGTATATCGTCACCTCGGGCCTCGTTCCGGGCGATGTGATAATCACCGAGGGTGTAAGCCGCATGCGTGAAGGTACGCCCATCGTACCCAAAGGCCAGGCCGCAGCCAACGCCGACGAGGCCGCACCCGCAGCTGACGACAAACCCGGGAGCGAAGCTTCCGATGCCGCTCAAAACCAAACCACAAAGGAGGAATAA
- a CDS encoding efflux transporter outer membrane subunit, protein MKRATIIYILSCGVLLLTAGSCSVQKRCKAPELDLPSEIVAGANDSLSISDRNWWEIYADTTLCRLIDRTLERNRNLLSAEARVRQLEELYRVSKAARLPSIDGSAYANRETNDYADSKYSNDPEIGIKARLSWEADLWGSLRWAKRKGGAEYLASVEGARALQMALVAEVATAYFELVALDHELAIVRRTVETREESVQQAKLRFEGGLTSETNYQQAKVELASAAALIPNLEMQIAQKENQISVLAGGYPDRVERAEMNLNVVMPEALPIGLPSTLLQRRPDVRQAEQQLRAAMAAVGIAYADRFPRLTFTLTGGVENGHFKGLLESPFTYMAGNLASPLFAFGSKRAKYRAALAAYDQARLEYEQKVLEVFQEVNDAVEAYRNMRRTAELKYNLREAARQYVVLAKLQYINGVIRYIDVLDAQRKFFDAQIEESTAVRNEHLALVRLYKALGGGWNVSREAFRTQAEAAQGTAEDSSGSDNPS, encoded by the coding sequence ATGAAACGCGCCACCATCATATATATCCTGTCGTGCGGCGTGCTGCTCCTCACGGCGGGGAGCTGCTCGGTCCAGAAGCGGTGCAAGGCCCCGGAACTGGACCTGCCTTCGGAGATCGTCGCCGGAGCGAACGACTCGCTCTCGATCAGCGACCGCAACTGGTGGGAGATCTACGCCGACACGACGCTCTGCCGCCTGATCGACCGCACGCTCGAACGCAACCGCAACCTGCTTTCGGCCGAAGCGCGCGTGCGCCAGCTCGAAGAGCTCTACCGCGTGAGCAAGGCGGCCCGGCTGCCGTCGATCGACGGATCGGCCTACGCGAACCGCGAAACGAACGACTACGCCGATTCGAAATACTCGAACGATCCGGAAATCGGCATCAAGGCACGCCTGAGCTGGGAGGCCGACCTGTGGGGGAGCCTGCGGTGGGCCAAGCGCAAGGGCGGGGCCGAATACCTCGCCTCGGTCGAGGGGGCCCGGGCGCTGCAGATGGCGCTGGTGGCCGAGGTCGCCACGGCCTATTTCGAGCTGGTGGCCCTCGACCACGAACTGGCGATCGTGCGCCGCACGGTAGAGACCCGCGAGGAGAGCGTCCAGCAGGCCAAACTCCGCTTCGAAGGGGGTCTGACCTCCGAGACGAACTACCAGCAGGCCAAGGTCGAACTGGCCAGTGCCGCGGCGCTGATCCCGAATCTGGAGATGCAGATCGCCCAGAAGGAGAATCAGATTTCGGTGCTTGCGGGCGGCTACCCGGACCGGGTGGAGCGTGCGGAGATGAACCTGAACGTCGTGATGCCGGAGGCGCTGCCCATCGGGCTTCCGTCGACGCTGCTGCAGCGGCGCCCCGACGTGCGGCAGGCCGAACAGCAGCTGCGGGCGGCGATGGCTGCCGTAGGCATCGCCTATGCCGACCGTTTCCCGCGGCTGACCTTCACGCTGACGGGCGGTGTGGAGAACGGCCACTTCAAGGGGCTGCTCGAATCGCCCTTCACCTACATGGCCGGGAACCTCGCCTCGCCGCTCTTCGCCTTCGGGTCGAAGCGCGCGAAGTACCGCGCGGCGCTGGCGGCCTACGACCAGGCCCGGCTGGAGTATGAGCAGAAGGTGCTGGAGGTCTTCCAGGAGGTGAACGACGCCGTGGAGGCCTACCGCAACATGCGCCGCACGGCTGAACTGAAATACAACCTGCGGGAAGCGGCCCGGCAGTATGTCGTACTGGCCAAACTGCAGTATATCAACGGAGTGATCCGCTATATCGACGTGCTGGACGCGCAGCGGAAGTTCTTCGACGCACAGATCGAGGAGAGTACGGCGGTGCGCAACGAGCACCTGGCGCTGGTCCGGCTCTACAAGGCGCTGGGCGGCGGCTGGAATGTCAGCCGCGAGGCGTTCCGGACACAGGCCGAAGCCGCACAGGGGACGGCGGAGGATTCGTCCGGAAGCGACAACCCTTCATAA